The Setaria italica strain Yugu1 chromosome IX, Setaria_italica_v2.0, whole genome shotgun sequence genome has a window encoding:
- the LOC101755667 gene encoding homeobox-leucine zipper protein HOX32, with product MAAAMVVGGGGKDRSSPGGGGAPQVDTGKYVRYTPEQVEALERVYSECPKPSSLRRQQLIRECPILSNIEPKQIKVWFQNRRCREKQRKEASRLQTVNRKLTAMNKLLMEENDRLQKQVSRLVYENGYMRQQLHNPSVATTDTSCESVVTSGQHHQQQNAAAPRPQRDANNPAGLLAIAEETLAEFLSKATGTAVDWVQMVGMKPGPDSIGIIAVSHNCSGVAARACGLVSLEPTKVAEILKDRPSWYRDCRCVDILHVIPTGNGGTIELIYMQTYAPTTLAAPRDFWTLRYTSGLEDGSLVICERSLTQSTGGPSGPNTPNFVRAEVLPSGYLIRPCEGGGSMIHIVDHVDLDAWSVPEVLRPLYESPKILAQKTTIAALRHIRQIAHESSGEMPYGGGRQPAVLRTFSQRLSRGFNDAVNGFPDDGWSLMSSDGAEDVTIAINSSPNKLVGSHVNSSQLFSAIGGGILCAKASMLLQNVPPALLVRFLREHRSEWADPGVDAYSAAALRASPYAVPGLRASGFMGSQVILPLAHTLEHEEFLEVIRLEGHSLCHDEVVLSRDMYLLQLCSGVDENAAGACAQLVFAPIDESFADDAPLLPSGFRVIPLDAKTDPPSGTRTLDLASTLEVGSGGTTRASSDASSTCNTRSVLTIAFQFSYENHLRESVAAMARQYVRTVVASVQRVAMAIAPSRLGGQLEMKQTPGSPEAHTLARWIGRSYRFHTGAELLRADTQCTDASLKALWQHSDSIMCCSLKAAPVFTFANQAGLDMLETTLIALQDISLEKILDDDGRKALCTEYPKIMQQGFAYLPGGVCVSSMGRPVSYEQAVAWKVLSDDDTPHCLAFMFVNWSFV from the exons atggcggcggcgatggtggtggGCGGGGGCGGCAAGGATCGCTCCTCgcctggcggcggtggggcgccGCAGGTGGACACGGGCAAGTACGTGCGCTACACCCCCGAGCAGGTCGAGGCGCTCGAGCGGGTCTACAGCGAGTGCCCCAAGCCCAGCTCGCTGCGCCGGCAGCAGCTCATCAGGGAGTGCCCCATACTCAGCAACATCGAGCCCAAGCAGATCAAGGTCTGGTTCCAGAACCGCAG ATGCCGCGAGAAGCAGCGGAAGGAGGCCTCGCGCCTGCAGACTGTGAACCGAAAGCTGACTGCGATGAACAAGCTGTTGATGGAGGAGAATGACAGGCTGCAGAAGCAGGTGTCCCGTCTCGTTTACGAGAATGGGTACATGCGGCAGCAGCTCCATAAT CCTTCTGTTGCGACTACAGACACGAGCTGTGAGTCTGTGGTCACAAGTGGTCAGCACCACCAACAGCAAAACGCAGCAGCTCCGCGTCCTCAAAGGGATGCAAATAACCCAGCTGG TCTACTCGCTATTGCTGAGGAGACCTTGGCAGAGTTCCTGTCGAAGGCGACGGGAACTGCTGTCGATTGGGTGCAAATGGTTGGGATGAAG CCTGGTCCGGATTCCATTGGAATCATCGCTGTTTCGCACAATTGTAGTGGCGTAGCAGCCCGAGCTTGCGGCCTAGTGAGCCTTGAGCCCACAAAG GTCGCAGAGATCCTTAAGGATCGCCCCTCTTGGTACCGCGACTGCCGGTGTGTGGATATCCTCCATGTTATCCCTACGGGTAATGGTGGAACTATCGAGCTTATCTACATGCAG ACTTATGCACCGACAACTTTGGCGGCACCACGCGACTTTTGGACTCTCCGTTACACTAGTGGTCTTGAAGATGGCAGTCTTGTG ATCTGTGAGAGGTCATTGACACAATCGACTGGAGGCCCATCAGGACCCAATACTCCGAATTTTGTAAGAGCCGAGGTGCTTCCTAGTGGCTATCTAATTCGACCATGTGAGGGAGGTGGCTCCATGATTCACATTGTGGATCACGTTGATTTAGAC GCTTGGAGTGTGCCTGAGGTCCTTCGACCACTTTATGAATCTCCAAAGATTCTCGCTCAGAAGACGACAATTGCT GCACTACGTCACATTAGGCAAATTGCACATGAATCAAGTGGGGAAATGCCCTATGGAGGTGGCCGCCAGCCAGCAGTTTTGAGAACATTCAGTCAGAGGCTCAGCAG GGGATTCAATGATGCTGTCAATGGGTTTCCAGATGATGGTTGGTCACTGATGAGCAGTGATGGTGCTGAGGATGTTACCATTGCTATCAACTCCTCTCCAAACAAACTTGTTGGATCTCATGTCAACTCCTCCCAGCTGTTCTCGGCAATTGGAGGTGGCATCTTATGCGCAAAGGCGTCAATGCTGCTACAG AACGTGCCACCTGCTCTACTAGTGCGATTTCTGAGGGAGCATCGCTCTGAATGGGCTGATCCTGGTGTTGATGCTTATTCTGCTGCTGCTCTGCGGGCTAGTCCATATGCAGTTCCTGGTCTCCGAGCTAGCGGTTTTATGGGCAGCCAGGTTATACTGCCACTTGCACACACCTTAGAACATGAAGAG TTCCTGGAGGTCATTAGGCTTGAGGGACACAGCCTATGCCATGATGAAGTTGTTCTATCAAGAGACATGTATCTTCTGCAG TTGTGCAGCGGCGTTGATGAAAATGCAGCTGGTGCATGTGCACAGCTTGTCTTTGCACCCATTGATGAATCTTTTGCTGATGACGCACCACTTCTACCCTCAGGCTTCCGTGTCATACCACTGGATGCTAAGACG GATCCACCGTCAGGCACACGCACACTTGACCTAGCATCTACTCTTGAGGTTGGATCCGGTGGGACTACTCGTGCTTCCAGTGATGCCTCCAGCACCTGCAACACAAGATCAGTCCTGACCATTGCTTTCCAGTTCTCATATGAGAACCACCTTCGAGAAAGCGTTGCGGCAATGGCTAGGCAATATGTCAGGACTGTGGTGGCATCAGTGCAGAGGGTGGCCATGGCCATAGCTCCCTCCCGTCTTGGTGGGCAGCTCGAAATGAAGCAAACTCCTGGATCTCCTGAGGCGCACACACTTGCAAGGTGGATCGGCAGGAGCTACAG GTTTCACACTGGAGCTGAACTACTTCGCGCTGACACCCAGTGCACAGATGCTTCCTTGAAAGCGCTCTGGCaacactccgactctatcatgtGCTGTTCCCTGAAG GCTGCTCCTGTGTTCACCTTCGCCAACCAAGCTGGCCTCGACATGCTGGAGACGACCCTGATTGCTCTCCAGGACATCTCACTGGAGAAGATCCTCGATGATGATGGCCGGAAGGCACTTTGCACCGAGTACCCCAAGATTATGCAGCAG GGCTTCGCATACCTCCCTGGCGGAGTCTGCGTGTCGAGCATGGGGCGGCCCGTGTCGTACGAGCAGGCGGTGGCGTGGAAGGTCCTGAGCGACGACGACACCCCGCACTGCCTTGCCTTCATGTTCGTGAACTGGTCCTTCGTGTGA
- the LOC101756067 gene encoding kxDL motif-containing protein 1, whose product MEKSPPAPAPAAAAEEVAARFRSLVDPDDVASIRQTQHLILGRLQDSNAVLTHFNEYSEQCFAEVSSDFASKTRLLKSMKADLEHIFTKLRAMKARLAATYPDAFPDGAMSKTIDQRPDLESPLD is encoded by the exons ATGGAGaagtcgccgccggcgcccgccccagcggcggccgcggaggaggtggcggcgcggttCAGGTCGCTGGTGGACCCTGACGACGTCGCCTCCATCAGGCAGACGCAGCACCTCAT ATTGGGGCGATTGCAAGATAGCAATGCAGTTCTCACACATTTTAATGAGTATTCCGAGCAATGCTTTGCAGAAGTGTCTAGCGATTTTGCTAGTAAAACTCGACTTCTCAAGTCCATGAAAGCTGATCTTGAGCATATTTTCACAAAGCTGAG AGCAATGAAAGCAAGGCTAGCGGCCACTTATCCGGACGCTTTCCCTGATGGTGCGATGTCAAAGACGATAGACCAAAGACCAGACCTTGAAAGTCCTCTGGATTAG